In a genomic window of Paracoccaceae bacterium:
- the uraD gene encoding 2-oxo-4-hydroxy-4-carboxy-5-ureidoimidazoline decarboxylase, producing MILGVVGLVDIRELNNCDEKRALQLLEPVIERAPAVVMQVLRHRPFADLADLILRISEELYALSDSQRMDLFQAHPELATDQPQSMTIASQKEQGQFGLTSSDNAHRTRLEKLNRAYREKFGFPFIVALSSHTSMDSVFAEFDIRLSADKTSEINRALEQICSVSAERVRRTFGGPDANNSAPADAQSEAVQ from the coding sequence ATGATCTTGGGGGTTGTCGGCTTGGTTGATATTCGTGAACTCAATAATTGCGACGAAAAGCGCGCTTTGCAGCTTCTCGAGCCGGTCATCGAGCGCGCGCCTGCGGTTGTTATGCAAGTGCTGCGTCATCGGCCATTTGCAGATCTGGCGGATTTGATCTTGAGAATATCAGAGGAATTGTATGCTCTTAGCGACAGCCAACGCATGGATCTCTTTCAGGCTCACCCTGAATTGGCGACAGATCAACCGCAATCAATGACAATCGCGTCCCAGAAAGAACAGGGGCAATTTGGCTTGACGTCATCTGATAATGCCCACCGTACGCGGCTTGAAAAGTTGAATAGAGCTTACCGCGAAAAGTTCGGGTTTCCGTTCATCGTGGCGCTGTCCTCTCATACAAGCATGGACAGCGTCTTTGCGGAGTTCGACATCCGCCTCTCTGCAGACAAGACCTCCGAAATAAACCGGGCGCTAGAACAGATTTGCAGTGTCAGTGCGGAACGCGTGCGACGCACCTTTGGCGGGCCCGATGCAAATAATTCTGCGCCTGCTGACGCCCAATCTGAAGCCGTGCAATGA
- a CDS encoding tripartite tricarboxylate transporter TctB family protein has protein sequence MPWRWQGLIAGGILCAGSMIFIVGGWQLGLGSPFRLGTGAFPFITGFILMILSLAIAVQDVRSEPAQEAADWISLTAIGAALAVFAGTADRLGLVPAVFLTILVASAPDRNLPIGGKVALGAAISLAAWAIFIQALNLPLNAFAGG, from the coding sequence ATGCCGTGGCGATGGCAGGGATTGATTGCGGGGGGAATATTGTGCGCTGGCAGTATGATCTTTATCGTAGGAGGGTGGCAGTTGGGGCTTGGGTCGCCGTTTCGCCTCGGCACGGGCGCATTCCCCTTTATCACTGGCTTCATCCTGATGATCTTGTCACTGGCCATAGCCGTTCAGGATGTGCGTTCAGAGCCTGCGCAAGAGGCTGCCGACTGGATAAGTCTTACTGCGATCGGGGCGGCGCTGGCAGTCTTTGCCGGCACTGCGGACAGGCTTGGTTTGGTTCCAGCGGTTTTCCTTACCATTCTTGTGGCCAGCGCTCCGGATCGCAATCTACCAATCGGGGGGAAAGTCGCCCTTGGTGCAGCCATATCACTCGCCGCATGGGCCATCTTTATTCAGGCACTGAATCTTCCGCTCAATGCCTTTGCGGGAGGGTAG
- a CDS encoding tripartite tricarboxylate transporter permease, giving the protein MDILASFYAGLLVVMEPHNLLYCFIGVFVGTFIGVLPGIGSMAAIAMILPLTFYLEPTSALVMIAGVYYGAEYGGSIASILMNIPGTPAASITAIEGYPMAQQGRAGVALFSTATASFGGGIIGMIVIALLSPSLAKLALSFGPADYFAVILLGLMAASAVSNGGALRGIAMVVAGLMLGTIGIDLTTGDLRYTMGIPELRDGIHIVIVAMGLFGVSEVIASIRANKGGSATQDIDYNDFYPSKAEWKSLAAPILRGGAIGSFFGALPGTGQTIAAAIAYSVEKRVNKLRSKFGTGVVPGVAVPEAANNSATQTAFIPTLTLGVPGSPPMAIVIGALMIYGITPGPRLITEEPDLFWGLVASFLVGNVMLIVLNIPLIGIWVRLLKIPYKYMYPTIIVLICIGVYSLNNNVFDVWLTLVIGGIGYLMKLFRFEPAPLLLGFVLGPLMEEQLRRAMLLSRGDPMVFLERPISATLLALTALILACALFSALRSRRLAKPTPLQNSTEGTTS; this is encoded by the coding sequence TTGGACATTCTCGCCAGTTTTTACGCAGGTCTGTTGGTCGTGATGGAGCCGCATAACCTTCTGTATTGCTTCATTGGGGTCTTTGTAGGCACGTTTATCGGTGTTTTGCCGGGCATTGGCTCAATGGCTGCAATTGCTATGATCCTGCCACTCACCTTTTATCTGGAACCAACCAGCGCGCTCGTCATGATCGCCGGTGTCTACTATGGCGCCGAATATGGCGGCTCGATCGCTTCGATTTTGATGAATATCCCCGGCACACCTGCGGCCTCGATTACCGCAATCGAAGGCTATCCCATGGCCCAGCAGGGCCGCGCAGGTGTTGCGCTATTTTCGACTGCGACTGCCTCGTTTGGCGGCGGGATTATCGGAATGATCGTGATAGCCCTGCTGTCGCCAAGCCTTGCAAAACTCGCCCTGTCCTTTGGCCCGGCGGATTACTTTGCGGTTATCCTTCTTGGACTCATGGCTGCCTCCGCCGTCAGCAACGGTGGCGCTCTCAGAGGAATCGCCATGGTCGTTGCAGGCTTGATGCTTGGGACAATCGGGATCGATCTCACAACAGGTGATTTGCGCTACACCATGGGCATCCCCGAATTGCGCGACGGCATCCACATCGTGATCGTTGCAATGGGACTGTTCGGAGTTAGTGAGGTCATTGCATCGATCCGCGCCAACAAAGGCGGGTCAGCTACTCAGGACATCGACTATAACGATTTTTACCCCTCCAAAGCTGAATGGAAATCGCTTGCCGCTCCCATCCTGCGCGGGGGTGCCATTGGGTCATTTTTCGGCGCGCTGCCCGGAACAGGCCAGACCATTGCTGCAGCAATTGCTTATTCGGTTGAAAAACGCGTGAACAAACTCCGTTCCAAGTTCGGCACGGGTGTGGTGCCCGGTGTCGCGGTACCCGAAGCCGCAAACAACTCGGCAACGCAGACAGCCTTCATTCCAACGTTGACCCTTGGGGTGCCCGGAAGCCCGCCCATGGCGATCGTGATTGGAGCGCTGATGATCTACGGTATCACGCCGGGACCGCGCCTGATTACGGAAGAGCCAGATCTGTTCTGGGGCCTCGTCGCGAGCTTTTTGGTTGGAAATGTAATGCTGATTGTCCTCAATATCCCACTGATCGGGATTTGGGTGCGGCTGCTGAAAATTCCTTACAAATACATGTACCCAACGATCATAGTGTTGATATGCATCGGGGTATACAGCCTCAACAACAACGTCTTTGACGTCTGGTTGACGTTGGTCATTGGCGGGATCGGCTATCTGATGAAGCTGTTCCGGTTCGAGCCTGCCCCCTTGCTTTTGGGCTTCGTGCTCGGACCACTTATGGAAGAGCAATTACGCAGGGCCATGTTGCTCTCGCGCGGCGACCCCATGGTGTTTCTGGAACGCCCGATCAGCGCCACATTGCTGGCGCTCACTGCGCTCATACTGGCCTGCGCCCTCTTTTCGGCTCTGCGTTCACGCAGGCTTGCCAAACCAACCCCATTACAGAATTCAACAGAAGGAACGACCTCATGA
- a CDS encoding tripartite tricarboxylate transporter substrate binding protein, which translates to MTMMKTAFLATSFVTVTALAAPSAFAEPGAWSSEPVRIVVTFPPGGTSDLVARLLAQHLDTDFGQKAVVDNRPGAAGTVAADYVAQQDPDGTTLILANNAPYTIAPTRFQSIPYDPVAGATHVAYIGASAPGLFVQPSSGITNLDEYIAHVKGTPMTYGSSGVGSISHILGQAVDAKLEVESIHVPYKGSSPAIQDFRAGVLDSFYDMVVQNSDMIEDNEAIALAIASPERNPQLPDVPTFVEQGYDIVIENWVGLSAPAGLDPALTAQINETVLAVFATPEVQSRLTELGITHTPMSSEEYTGFVTKQIDVWAPLIVSAGIAE; encoded by the coding sequence ATGACCATGATGAAAACCGCATTTCTGGCAACGTCCTTTGTCACAGTTACCGCACTGGCAGCACCCTCTGCCTTTGCCGAACCAGGCGCCTGGAGCAGCGAGCCAGTGCGTATCGTTGTGACTTTCCCTCCGGGCGGAACCAGCGATCTGGTAGCACGCTTACTGGCCCAGCATCTTGATACGGATTTTGGTCAGAAAGCAGTTGTGGACAACCGCCCCGGGGCTGCCGGTACCGTCGCTGCGGACTATGTCGCCCAACAGGATCCAGACGGCACAACCCTTATTCTTGCCAATAATGCACCCTACACAATTGCGCCAACGCGCTTCCAGTCAATCCCCTACGATCCAGTTGCGGGGGCCACCCATGTTGCCTATATCGGCGCGTCCGCTCCGGGGCTTTTTGTTCAACCCTCATCGGGCATCACAAATCTCGATGAGTATATTGCGCACGTGAAAGGCACACCCATGACCTATGGTTCAAGCGGCGTCGGTTCAATTTCACATATTTTGGGGCAGGCAGTAGACGCGAAACTTGAAGTGGAATCGATTCACGTTCCCTACAAGGGCAGTTCACCCGCCATTCAGGATTTTCGTGCTGGCGTACTCGATTCCTTTTACGACATGGTCGTACAGAACAGTGACATGATCGAAGACAACGAAGCCATTGCGCTTGCAATCGCGTCACCAGAACGAAACCCACAACTGCCGGACGTCCCGACGTTTGTGGAACAAGGCTATGACATTGTCATAGAAAACTGGGTGGGACTATCCGCACCCGCTGGACTGGACCCGGCCTTGACAGCTCAAATCAATGAAACTGTCCTTGCTGTCTTCGCCACTCCCGAAGTGCAGTCCAGGCTCACCGAGCTTGGGATTACCCATACACCAATGTCCTCAGAGGAATACACGGGCTTTGTAACCAAGCAGATCGACGTTTGGGCACCCCTGATCGTTTCTGCTGGCATTGCAGAGTAG
- a CDS encoding hydrogen peroxide-inducible genes activator, translating into MIGLTLKHLRYFDALARHGHFGRAAESCGISQPALSVQIKDLEAMLGSPLVERSARRIRLTNLGDAFLERARGILVQVGELNDLARSAIGPLAGQLRLGIIPTVAPYLLPQVMAALSARLPGVDLHPRESVTKSLITDLLDSQLDAAIVALPISEPALQEFALFNEDFVLVRPISEANRPVPSPQMLGEMRLLLLEEGHCFRDQALSFCEVSTANPRYLMEGSSLSTLVQMVGAGLGLTLIPEMAVPLETRLAAVSVARFQPPSPDRSIGMVWRKTNPLAEKLMEIAAIVRQVGDVKHPSPYST; encoded by the coding sequence ATGATTGGTTTGACGCTAAAACACCTCCGCTACTTCGATGCGCTTGCCCGCCATGGCCACTTTGGTCGCGCTGCAGAGTCCTGTGGCATTTCCCAGCCAGCCCTTTCGGTACAGATAAAGGATCTGGAAGCGATGTTAGGTTCGCCGCTGGTTGAAAGGAGTGCGCGTCGCATCCGTTTGACAAACCTTGGAGACGCTTTTTTGGAGCGCGCCCGCGGGATCCTTGTTCAGGTTGGCGAGTTAAACGATCTTGCCCGTTCGGCAATAGGGCCTCTGGCAGGGCAATTGCGTCTCGGCATAATTCCCACGGTGGCACCCTATCTTTTGCCCCAGGTGATGGCCGCATTGTCGGCGAGGTTACCGGGAGTTGATCTTCACCCGCGCGAATCCGTCACAAAGTCGCTGATTACAGATTTGCTGGACTCGCAGCTGGACGCGGCCATTGTGGCTTTGCCGATCTCTGAACCAGCGCTTCAGGAATTTGCGTTGTTCAACGAAGACTTCGTGCTTGTGCGCCCGATCAGCGAGGCGAACAGACCCGTGCCGAGCCCGCAGATGTTGGGAGAGATGCGGCTGTTGCTGCTAGAGGAAGGGCATTGTTTCCGGGATCAAGCGCTTAGCTTTTGTGAGGTTTCAACGGCTAACCCGCGCTATTTAATGGAGGGGAGTTCGCTTTCGACTCTGGTTCAGATGGTCGGTGCCGGATTGGGTTTGACGCTTATCCCTGAGATGGCGGTGCCTCTCGAAACCAGGCTCGCTGCCGTATCAGTCGCCCGCTTCCAGCCGCCAAGCCCTGACAGAAGCATTGGGATGGTTTGGCGCAAAACAAACCCTCTGGCGGAGAAGCTGATGGAGATCGCCGCCATCGTTCGGCAAGTCGGCGACGTAAAACACCCGTCGCCGTATTCGACGTAA
- the katG gene encoding catalase/peroxidase HPI, with product MDGNNVIPGGCPVMHGGNTEMDNHPTKWWPKSLNLSILHQHDARSNPMDSDYNHREAVKALDFQGVWDDVDKLLTDSQTWWPADWGHYGGLFIRLSWHAAGSYRLGDGRGGAGTGNIRFEPLNSWPDNASLDKARRILWPVKKKYGNALSWADLLVLAGTVAYSNMGLKVYGFAFGREDIWGPEIDINWGNDSEILAPTEERVNDVEDATSMYNPLAASHMGLIYVNPEGVNGTPDPAETAKYVRMTFARMAMDDEETAALTVGGHTVGKCHGGLAAEDVGPSPAGSDVVNAGFGWSDPGFDGNANTAHTSGLEGAWTSNPTKWDNGYLELLFKYEWETKKSRAGAFQWEPINIAEEDKFPDATDASITHNPIMTDADMAMKVDPVYREICERFHKDPDYLSATFAKAWFKLTHRDMGPRANYYGPFVPKEELVWQDPVPAGATGYDVDAVVAKIADSGLSAAEMIATAWDSARTYRGSDMRGGANGARIRLAPQKDWVGNEPERLAKVLGILEPIAAEAGASVADVIVLAGNVGISQAIKAAGSDVTVPFTPGRGDSSDAQTDADSFSVLEPVADGFRNWLKEGYSVPAEELMLDRAQLLGLTGAEMTVLVGGLRVLGVNYGGSKHGVFTQREGQLTTDFFQTITNMDYKWVPVEDDGTYQLQDRATGEVKYTATSADLVFGSNSILRAFSEVYAQDDNEAKFVRDFVAAWTKVMNADRFDLLT from the coding sequence ATGGACGGAAACAATGTGATACCGGGCGGCTGCCCCGTCATGCATGGCGGCAATACCGAAATGGACAACCACCCGACCAAGTGGTGGCCGAAATCGCTGAACCTCAGCATCCTGCACCAGCATGATGCGCGATCAAACCCGATGGATTCTGATTACAACCACCGCGAGGCCGTCAAAGCACTTGATTTTCAAGGTGTTTGGGACGACGTGGATAAATTGTTGACAGACAGCCAGACATGGTGGCCAGCCGACTGGGGCCATTATGGTGGCCTTTTCATCCGACTGTCATGGCACGCTGCTGGATCCTACCGCTTGGGTGATGGGCGCGGCGGGGCCGGCACCGGCAACATCCGCTTTGAACCGCTCAACTCATGGCCTGACAACGCAAGTCTTGATAAGGCGCGGCGCATTCTTTGGCCGGTCAAAAAGAAATACGGCAATGCCTTGTCCTGGGCGGACCTGCTGGTTTTGGCCGGGACCGTTGCTTATTCGAACATGGGTTTGAAAGTCTACGGCTTTGCCTTTGGGCGCGAAGACATCTGGGGACCGGAGATCGACATCAACTGGGGGAATGACAGCGAAATTCTGGCCCCCACAGAAGAGCGTGTAAACGATGTCGAGGACGCGACCTCGATGTATAATCCGCTCGCGGCATCTCACATGGGTTTGATTTACGTGAACCCAGAAGGTGTGAACGGCACGCCCGACCCTGCCGAAACGGCGAAATACGTCCGCATGACTTTCGCACGTATGGCAATGGATGACGAAGAAACCGCAGCCCTAACAGTTGGGGGTCATACGGTTGGCAAATGTCACGGCGGGCTTGCCGCTGAGGACGTGGGTCCCTCGCCTGCAGGATCGGATGTCGTGAACGCTGGCTTTGGCTGGAGCGATCCTGGTTTTGACGGGAATGCCAATACGGCCCATACATCCGGTCTTGAGGGGGCGTGGACGTCCAATCCGACCAAATGGGACAACGGGTATTTGGAACTGCTGTTCAAATACGAGTGGGAAACGAAAAAATCCCGCGCCGGTGCCTTCCAGTGGGAGCCGATCAATATTGCTGAAGAAGACAAGTTCCCTGATGCGACGGACGCTTCCATCACGCACAATCCGATCATGACGGACGCTGACATGGCGATGAAAGTCGATCCGGTTTATCGCGAGATCTGTGAACGCTTTCATAAGGACCCGGATTATTTGTCCGCAACCTTCGCGAAGGCTTGGTTCAAGCTGACACACCGCGATATGGGACCAAGAGCCAATTACTACGGTCCTTTCGTGCCCAAAGAAGAGCTGGTCTGGCAAGACCCGGTGCCTGCAGGTGCCACGGGCTACGATGTCGACGCCGTGGTTGCAAAAATAGCTGACAGCGGTCTGAGTGCCGCCGAGATGATCGCAACAGCCTGGGATAGTGCACGGACCTATCGCGGTTCTGATATGCGGGGCGGCGCCAACGGTGCCCGCATCCGCCTTGCACCACAAAAGGACTGGGTCGGTAACGAACCTGAGCGTCTTGCAAAAGTACTGGGCATTCTCGAACCCATCGCCGCTGAGGCAGGTGCATCGGTCGCCGACGTGATTGTTCTGGCGGGCAATGTCGGTATATCGCAAGCGATCAAGGCCGCAGGTTCGGACGTCACTGTGCCTTTCACGCCCGGACGCGGCGATTCCAGTGACGCTCAAACTGACGCTGACAGTTTCTCGGTACTTGAGCCTGTCGCCGATGGTTTCCGCAACTGGTTGAAAGAGGGCTATAGCGTTCCTGCTGAAGAGCTCATGCTCGACCGGGCGCAGCTTTTGGGCCTCACGGGTGCAGAGATGACCGTGCTGGTTGGTGGCTTGCGCGTGCTGGGCGTCAACTACGGCGGTTCCAAGCATGGAGTCTTCACCCAACGTGAAGGGCAATTGACCACCGACTTCTTCCAGACCATCACGAACATGGACTACAAGTGGGTGCCGGTTGAGGATGATGGCACATATCAGTTGCAAGACCGCGCCACCGGTGAAGTCAAATACACGGCGACGAGTGCCGATCTGGTGTTCGGCTCCAACTCAATCCTGCGGGCTTTCTCTGAGGTCTATGCGCAGGACGACAATGAGGCGAAATTCGTGCGTGACTTTGTTGCCGCTTGGACAAAGGTCATGAACGCGGACCGCTTCGATCTCTTGACTTAA
- a CDS encoding anti-sigma factor, protein MTDLSMKLSAYLDGELDPAEAETIEALLESDPVAQTELDDLLQAQVDAQDMFDAQLRHPVPLALVRQIKDSQSPDATSPARPIWGAMAASLVALTLGGVGGFLLKDQITPTQTAGWLADIADYHSVYSEQERHLVEVGADESDHIEKWLGNTIGATFSIPSLSEFNLTFQGGRLLVANGKPVAQLMYRQEDGTVIALCLQSSSSAHEGQLVFNNTTINGFDFVSWRAQDARYVLIGPEGHSGLNAIASQAALEI, encoded by the coding sequence GTGACAGATTTATCAATGAAACTAAGCGCGTATCTGGACGGCGAACTAGACCCTGCGGAAGCTGAAACTATTGAAGCACTCCTGGAGAGCGACCCTGTCGCGCAGACCGAATTGGATGATCTGTTGCAAGCGCAGGTGGACGCGCAGGATATGTTTGACGCACAATTGAGGCACCCGGTTCCTTTGGCACTGGTCCGACAAATCAAAGACTCGCAATCCCCTGATGCGACGAGCCCGGCACGACCGATTTGGGGGGCGATGGCGGCAAGTCTTGTGGCTCTGACACTGGGCGGGGTCGGTGGATTCCTGTTAAAAGATCAGATCACGCCGACGCAGACAGCTGGATGGTTGGCTGACATCGCCGACTATCATAGCGTCTATTCAGAACAGGAACGGCATCTGGTCGAAGTTGGCGCGGATGAGTCCGATCACATCGAGAAATGGTTGGGCAACACAATTGGTGCGACTTTCTCCATTCCGTCTCTATCCGAATTCAATCTAACCTTTCAGGGGGGTCGATTGTTGGTTGCAAACGGCAAACCCGTGGCGCAACTGATGTACCGTCAGGAAGACGGCACGGTTATTGCTCTTTGTTTGCAGAGCAGTTCATCGGCTCATGAAGGTCAGCTTGTGTTCAATAACACGACGATCAACGGGTTTGATTTCGTGTCATGGCGTGCACAGGATGCGCGTTATGTTTTGATCGGCCCGGAGGGGCATTCCGGTTTGAACGCCATTGCATCACAGGCTGCATTGGAGATTTAG
- a CDS encoding RNA polymerase sigma factor has protein sequence MARADYSDRTAMTFEQFKSQMIELLPRLRRFALSLTRSGPDADDLLQDACTTALQKWGQYDPSQPLDRWMFRVLRNLWISEIRKRKVRVGQGQVPAEEESALRVEDTAVDQLAAQQARGKIEELPSDLSQPLMLVCSEGYSYREVSDLLGIPIGTVMSRVHRARKTVIAVLSDLEGVAE, from the coding sequence ATGGCGCGGGCAGATTATAGCGACAGGACCGCAATGACGTTCGAGCAATTTAAATCCCAGATGATCGAGCTTTTGCCGAGGTTGCGTCGATTTGCGCTCAGTTTGACACGATCCGGTCCCGACGCAGATGACCTGTTGCAAGATGCGTGCACAACTGCGCTCCAGAAGTGGGGGCAATATGATCCCTCTCAACCGCTTGATCGGTGGATGTTCCGAGTTTTGCGAAATCTTTGGATATCAGAAATCCGCAAGCGTAAGGTTCGCGTTGGACAGGGGCAGGTCCCGGCAGAAGAGGAGTCCGCGCTGCGTGTGGAGGATACCGCTGTCGATCAGCTGGCGGCGCAACAGGCGCGTGGAAAAATAGAAGAATTACCCAGCGATCTGTCCCAGCCTCTGATGTTGGTGTGTTCCGAAGGCTACAGCTACCGTGAAGTATCAGATTTGCTGGGCATTCCGATTGGAACTGTGATGAGCCGGGTCCATCGCGCTCGCAAGACCGTCATCGCCGTACTATCGGACTTGGAAGGGGTCGCAGAGTGA
- a CDS encoding LuxR C-terminal-related transcriptional regulator: protein MHTQDQQHDVYVSSAGDENPYVEGQSFQLHDKLYCYGVFENDGELCVEDATSDSRWHDNADLEFSMSFYVGLPLKWPDGAVFGTICMLDRNRNERALQFRAGLRQFCRIVEDDLALLQENEHRKKAEADLKRELDSREALINRRTQDLEDANTALRVLLKSVEASKSDIEERIAQEVKELILPHISRLRQLNADNDRSLSHLEIVEANLKNITSAFSGKLAQTLEALTPTEAEIVQLIVQGRSTKEIASTLSRGTSTVDFHRNNIRQKLGLTHQGKSLRQHLSSLVQ from the coding sequence ATGCATACGCAAGACCAACAGCATGACGTCTATGTGTCCAGCGCGGGAGATGAAAACCCTTACGTTGAAGGCCAGTCGTTCCAACTTCACGACAAACTCTACTGTTACGGCGTCTTTGAAAACGATGGAGAGCTGTGCGTAGAGGACGCAACAAGTGACTCGCGTTGGCATGACAATGCCGATCTGGAATTCAGTATGAGCTTCTATGTGGGCCTTCCGCTGAAATGGCCCGATGGGGCTGTTTTCGGGACCATCTGCATGCTGGATCGGAACCGCAATGAGCGTGCGTTACAATTCAGGGCAGGATTACGCCAGTTTTGCCGGATCGTTGAAGATGATCTGGCATTGCTTCAGGAAAACGAGCACCGCAAAAAGGCCGAAGCGGATTTGAAGCGAGAACTGGATTCCCGCGAAGCTCTGATCAACAGACGGACACAGGATCTGGAAGACGCAAATACCGCACTTCGTGTTTTGTTGAAAAGTGTGGAAGCCTCCAAATCCGACATCGAAGAACGGATTGCGCAAGAAGTGAAAGAGCTGATTTTGCCCCATATCAGTCGGTTGCGGCAGCTAAATGCAGACAATGACAGGAGCCTGTCCCATCTGGAAATTGTCGAGGCGAACCTCAAAAACATCACATCGGCTTTCAGCGGCAAACTGGCGCAAACGCTCGAAGCTCTGACACCGACTGAGGCCGAAATCGTACAGTTGATCGTACAGGGTCGCAGCACCAAGGAGATTGCAAGTACATTGTCGCGTGGCACCAGTACGGTGGATTTTCACCGCAATAACATTCGGCAAAAACTGGGCCTGACGCATCAGGGAAAAAGTCTGCGCCAGCATCTGAGTTCCTTGGTTCAATAG
- a CDS encoding MBL fold metallo-hydrolase, with translation MDKKDLKPIKLNGQKDDLAPGLSRRSFFMAAGAVGVGSAASLLGTASAQAQSTDWTQPGNNNHVIELQNASSYPDGAVTVEYFGHCAFKITSPGGASVVVDPWRDDPSGAWGLWYKNKFPETVTDITLSTHTHFDHDAIDRPVSTMVLDRMVGSFEFADLKITGFADKHVCKAPGYYDWTNALAEFGVEACAPNNVGHMDMVVYLIETGGIRTLIWGDNRADPGPGFWEAIGTVDVLTLPVDGSEHILSYEQGNAIVDRLKPKVVIPTHYLNETTTYTLSTLRTADEWVQGQKSFQMLDAGSVSLNAAEVGGMDREFMYFGHNVMTA, from the coding sequence ATGGATAAGAAAGATCTAAAACCGATTAAGCTGAACGGGCAAAAGGACGATCTCGCGCCTGGTCTGTCGCGCCGTTCATTTTTCATGGCAGCAGGGGCCGTTGGTGTTGGCAGCGCGGCCAGCCTGCTGGGCACGGCGTCCGCGCAAGCGCAGTCTACTGACTGGACCCAACCGGGAAATAATAACCACGTGATCGAATTGCAAAACGCCTCAAGTTATCCTGATGGTGCGGTCACGGTCGAGTATTTCGGTCACTGCGCCTTTAAGATTACATCTCCGGGTGGGGCATCCGTTGTTGTAGATCCATGGCGGGATGATCCGTCCGGGGCCTGGGGGTTGTGGTACAAAAACAAATTCCCGGAAACGGTCACAGACATCACTCTGTCCACCCATACACATTTTGACCACGACGCGATTGATCGTCCCGTGTCGACCATGGTGCTGGATCGCATGGTGGGGTCATTCGAGTTTGCGGACCTGAAGATCACTGGTTTTGCAGACAAACACGTCTGTAAAGCGCCGGGCTACTACGATTGGACCAACGCGCTTGCTGAATTTGGGGTGGAGGCCTGTGCACCCAATAACGTGGGCCATATGGATATGGTGGTCTACCTGATTGAGACTGGCGGCATCCGCACCTTGATCTGGGGCGACAACCGCGCGGATCCCGGGCCGGGATTCTGGGAGGCCATTGGGACCGTCGATGTATTGACCCTTCCCGTGGATGGATCAGAGCACATTCTGTCTTACGAACAGGGCAATGCGATCGTTGATCGGTTGAAGCCCAAAGTGGTTATTCCGACGCATTATCTCAATGAAACAACGACTTATACGCTATCGACACTCAGAACAGCGGATGAGTGGGTTCAGGGTCAGAAAAGCTTCCAGATGCTGGATGCGGGAAGTGTTTCACTGAATGCAGCCGAGGTTGGCGGCATGGATCGTGAATTCATGTATTTCGGCCATAATGTCATGACGGCATAA